A genomic window from Halogeometricum borinquense DSM 11551 includes:
- a CDS encoding beta-ketoacyl-ACP reductase, with protein sequence MRPKTCVVTGSSNGIGRGIAERFGEEGCNVVVNYRSSKEAAEEAVETVEASGGSAIAVQADVTDIEQVEQMREAAHEAFGQVDVLVNNAGINQDVLFKEMSHEEWDVVLDVHLDGAFHCTQVFYDDLVDAEQGRLINISSIVGKGGNFGQANYATAKAGIFGFTRTLALELAREGTTANCVAPGFISTRMVEELPEKVKERIRNDTPLGRLGTVKEVAEVVAFLASDRSSFITGEIIDINGGKDL encoded by the coding sequence ATGCGCCCCAAAACGTGCGTCGTCACCGGATCGTCGAACGGAATCGGTCGTGGAATCGCCGAACGGTTCGGCGAAGAGGGGTGTAATGTGGTGGTCAATTACCGATCCTCGAAGGAGGCGGCCGAAGAAGCCGTCGAGACGGTCGAAGCGTCAGGTGGATCGGCTATCGCGGTGCAGGCCGACGTGACCGACATCGAGCAGGTCGAGCAGATGCGCGAGGCGGCCCACGAGGCGTTCGGTCAGGTAGACGTGCTCGTGAACAATGCCGGAATCAACCAAGACGTACTGTTCAAGGAGATGTCCCACGAGGAATGGGACGTCGTTCTCGACGTCCACCTCGACGGAGCCTTCCACTGTACGCAGGTGTTCTACGACGACTTAGTGGACGCCGAGCAGGGGCGGCTCATCAACATCTCCAGCATCGTCGGAAAGGGCGGTAATTTCGGGCAGGCGAACTACGCGACGGCCAAGGCAGGCATCTTCGGATTCACGCGGACGCTCGCACTCGAACTCGCCCGCGAAGGCACGACCGCAAACTGCGTCGCACCCGGATTCATCTCGACTCGGATGGTCGAAGAACTCCCGGAGAAAGTCAAAGAGCGCATCCGAAACGACACGCCGCTCGGCCGACTCGGAACCGTCAAAGAAGTCGCAGAGGTTGTCGCCTTCCTCGCAAGCGACCGCTCGTCGTTCATCACCGGCGAGATCATCGACATCAACGGCGGAAAAGACTTATAA